The nucleotide window GCGTCAGGTTCTGGCTACTGCGCCATATGCTGTCAAAATCCGGTGATAATTCCCTGACTTGGTACCCCAACGCCCTGACCCGTGGGAACCCGGAGTAAAATCGTTGTTGAATAGGAAACGCCGCAATGCTggcgtcccccccccccccacacacacacacacacacaccacacacacagacacacaccatgtACCTTGTGCATGACGATTTTCCTCTGCGTGGGCTCCGCCACGTCGATCATCTTCTGGACTACGTAGTTGGCGTACTGGTCCTTCATCATGGTGTAGAGGGCGCTGTGGTTCCCGTCGGCCATGCTGCACACCTCGTCTATCAGCACCGCCCGCTCGGCACGCTGGGAGTGAGTCACACACTTCTCCACCACGTTACTGggtgatgcacacacacacacacaatcacatactCAGTTTAGTTCGGTGGtggcctgtctgtgtgtgtgtgtgtgcgtgttttggtGAATGTGTGCGGGTTACCTGGCAAATTTATGTTGACTGAGTCCCAGCACGTTTCCTCGAATCTCTGCCACAATTTTACTCTTGTCCTCAGCACGGCCATGTTCCAGGACGTGCTGGATGACGTAGTTCCCATACTGATCCTGACGGGGACAACGAGACCGCGCGCGTGCGTGTTTGAACCGACTGATctctgtgggcggggcttatgGAACAGTTTAAGCACAAATGTTCAAATGGAAATTGGCAATGCAAaaattcaatgtgcaaagtgctgatgtaacccttaattaaaaaataattgaataacAATTTACCGATTTGCATTCcgttttgccatgggttttctgcTCATTTATTCAAATGGCACTTCGATGTGCAAAGTTCTGACGCAATccttaattaatttaaaataaatagaacaaAACATGGCAAGGCGGGCCCTCACTAACAACGTCGCTTGGTCTCACTCGGTTGAATGTATTCTAGCGAGGCACCGATCAGCGAAGCGGAAGTGGCGTTGTTCGCGAGGGCCCGCCTTGACGAGCGGCCTGACAGTTTGCAAAACGATTCGAacatttgtgcttaaaatcttcCCTTCCGTGCAAAAGCGGAAAATCAGCAGAAAAAAGGCGAGTGCAGTGCGTCGTACCTGCACCAGctgctcggtgtgtgtgtgcaactcCTCCAGGATGGGCAGAGTCTGCTCCGGGAGACAGTGCTCCAGGATCCGCTGAATCACTCGACATCCATATGGGTGTGTGGAGAGAGCAAAgacctacacacaaacacacacacacacgataacTCAGTTAAAAGGTCCCTGAtcctgaaaatgtcactttgtgacgagttcccccagcctgtctatggtccggcagtggatagaaatggcgattggtgtaaagagtgctttttgtctggagcagctcagacggttggatctggaatttgtccccttatggtGTCAAAAgaagaaaggttacctcccgttttcatgctttttccccACCCCTAccatgttgcttggtgattgtaTGTGgaaaattagcacaaataattattttattttatttattttttttagttcagtcacgcgAGATTCTGAAGTCTCAGttggttaattttatttttcgggaaaaacggcgacacgacttcctgtctgtgccaaacattgtggttggtgaaagGTGTCGACGTAATTTCTGTGACTTCTATAGGccgttctcctcctcgtcccgcctctctcctccttattagcatttaaagctacagacaccccGAAACGGCGCGTTCCTGGtgaatctcattgtgggactggatcacagtggctgtaattctgcaccaaggcggaattttggaaagagacgtcagatgcagtattaggggaccaattaGGGGACCGAcataaaaggaaaataaaactatttcataataggggacctttaagacgGTAAATTACATGTTTCATCAGATTGGATTAGATTAGAGAAGTTAGTTGGCACGTCTGCTTGTTTTACCATAAAGGTGCATCTGGAAAAAGAGGACTTGCTTATGGAGCCCCGAAACTCTGGAAAAATCTTCCAACCTTCCATTTGACAGTCAAGCCGTCAGTTGACTGACACCCCCATTCACACCATCAGCAAAGCTGCAAAGGTTAATGGCGCCAGAAATAAACGATCTTCACCATCTACGGCAAATTTCATCCTGAGGGCATCCTGCCACTGACTGGACCTACCATTGCTTTCTCTGGGCCCTCCTGTTCATCTGGCTTCAAGGTTGAGGCTCAACTCAAAACCGGTCATCTCCTGCTACGTGCTTGGACCGCTGACATCTCCCAGTGGATCAGCTACCCTGGACTACACACAACCTACATGCATCTACTCCCGGCTTACTGGGAATTAGCCACGCTGGGACCGCCACATGAAGTTCACGCCGCTCTAGAGGAGCATGGGTTCTCCTCTCCACGTCTCGCTTCCTCTCAGTGTTCCCTCCTATTTTGGCTCAGGGGCTCTTTCCTTTTGGCTGCTGTTCTTTTTACTCCGAGTCGCTGTTCTACTGCGCTGCACTTTGTTTTTTCGATTAACCTCGTAAAAAGGGATTAGCAGGTTAGCAGGAACTGTTTTAAACTCAGAACTTCTTAATAAAAAGTAAACTCCActctgtcaacacacacacagacatacaggcCTGTGTGTAAAATGCGGAGACATTTCTGGTGACAGACCTGTCCTTTGAAGGCGTCAATGATGAACTGGAGGGCGTGTGGAGGAACACACTCTATACACTTCTGCACCACGTGGTTCCCATTCTGGTCCTTCACACACTTCAGCACATGGCCATCCAGTTCACGCACCATGTCgctctacacaaacacacaagaggaaagtcagacacacaaaaaacggCAAAGCAGAGAAAAGCTTCCAcaatcaaaacacaaaaacatctttgtgtgtgtgtgtgcgctgtgtgtTACTTACAATGACCTGCTGTTCAGATGGAATGAACTCCAGCGCTTTCTGAATGACCCGACAACCGTACATCTGCAACGCCAACGAGAGGACATGGCCTCGGATTCTCTCGGCCAGCGCCAGCTTCTGCTCCAGGCTgccaaactacacacacacacacacacacacaatacttaATAAGAGAGAAAAGGCCTGGATCAAGTTAAACAGgcctataacacacacacacacatacctcaaAGAACTTCTGGATCACATAGTTCCCAAACACGTCCACCATCAGCTGATAAGCTGCCTGTAGGATCTCACTGAAGACCAACTGACGTTCAGACGGACTTGCCCTCTCCAGCTTCAGCTGGataaacctgcacacacacacacacacaattaacacaACCCGCAATACATgtacgcatacacacacacacacacacacacacacacacacacagtatacctGGAGCCATGCTGGTCCTGGGAGAACTCCATGATATGTCCTGCAATCTCGCGCAGCTGCAGGTTGGGATAACGATTGTTCCGGAAGTCCTCCAGCAGGCGGCTGCGGCCAGACGGCATCACGTCTGACATCCCGTAGCGTAGCCGCGAGGACGGGAAGAGCTGGCTGCTGGGACTGAAgagggaggagcctgatgacgTGCTGCGGTATTTAGCCTCCGCCCCAGGGGCGGCGGAGATGAACCGGCCACTGCCATTGGTCAGGCCACCTGGAGGGGACGGGCGACACAGAGAGAAgtgaaaaacagagagaggagctgAAAAcaagccccacccacccacacacccacccacaaacaCTTACCAAGGTTTAAACTGGAAGAGGAGCCATGGGTCGAGAGTGAAGGAGGTGGGGTCAAAGAATGCGAGTGTCCAACAGGACCAGGAGACGGGCTGAATCCCAGCCCATTATAGAATCCACCATGGCCAATTGGAGTCAAGCTACTAGGGGTGCGCTTGTACAGCTCCGAGCTCCCGGTCAGAGAATCACGTCGAGAACCACTTCCTGTGCTGGAGTTAGCTACTgtgcccaaacacacacacacacacacacacacacacacaaaacaaaaaagggacAGTCTTGCTCAAGTGAATGTGTTACAGACTAAGCTACTATCAACCTATATAAGATTACATTAatagtgaacacacacacacacagacctaccCGCAGTACCAAAGCCACCCAACGATGCGCCTAGCGTGCCACCCAGTGATGAGGAGCCATTGGCACTGAAGCCCAAGGAGGAGGAGCCTGGTTGGGTGGGTCCTTGAGAGAAAAGGGATGAGCTCTGGGAGGAGGAGCTTATCGAACCGCTACCATAGAAGGAGCTCCCACTTAAAGCCCCGCCTCCTTGCTGCCCCGCAGCTTGCTGTGAATTTAGAGCACGGAAAGCTCCACTGGCTCCGCCTCCTAATCCAGCACCACCCCCTccagctgatgctgctgctgcagctacTAAAGGGACAAAGGGGAAGGGACATTTATATAATTCTCTTTAATGGGGAAAATGGCAGGGGGGGAGTGACGGAGTGAGACAGATCAGTACCTGCAGTAGGACTGATGATTACAGAAGCTGGAGCCATGAGTCGCACCGGACCACTCCGGCCCCCTGCATTGACCAATAGCGCCCCTGTTTGGTCATAATATGCAGCCGGAGCTAGAACGGGGTAACCTGGAaaccacaaaaaacaacaatgtacacaaacacacatacacagttctATTCAATTAAGATTCACACTCCAGCTAATGGAGTGATAGACGTGTTTCTTAGCTAGTGAGTGTGATGAGGTAGAGACTGATGAAAGCATTTAGTGTAGTGAGACTAGGACTGAAGGCGCACTTGTGCAGGTAAAGAATGTCAAAGCAAGATTGGGAGCAAAGAAGCATGTTAGGATGGCAAAGAAGGACGTAGCGAGATCGACAGCGATTGAGCGTAGTTAAGATGGTAAAGAAGGACGTAGCGAGATCGGGAGGGATGGAGCGTAGCtaaaatggtaataataataaagtgaagtgattgtcacatgtgatacacagcagtagcacatggtgcacacagtgaaatttgtcctctctgcatttaacccatcaccctgagtgagcagtgggcagccatgacaggcgcccggggagcagtgtgtggggacgatgctttgctcagtggcaccttggcggatcggaatttgaaccggtgacctcctgattacggggccgcttccttaaccgctaggccaccactgccccagtgagaATGACGTATTGAGATCGAGAGTGATTGAGCGTAGTTAAGATGGTAAAGAAGGATGTAGCGAGATCGGGAGGGATGGAGCGTAGCTAAAATGGAAAAGAATGACGTAGTGAGATCAGGAGGGATGGAGCGTAGCTAAAATGGTAGACGGACACAGTGTGATGGAAGTGATTAGAAAGAATTGTGTGATACAGGATCGAAAGGAATGTACACACCAGGTACTCCTGCCGCCAAACCTTGTCCAAATGCTAGGGCGGAATTGACGGCTGCTGCAGCGACAAGCTGGTCAGTCTGCTGCCCCTGC belongs to Denticeps clupeoides chromosome 9, fDenClu1.1, whole genome shotgun sequence and includes:
- the pum1 gene encoding pumilio homolog 1 isoform X1, which produces MSAVCVLKRKTFVWDPFSPHRTTPPTPNSLLPRMPVVLSATGPAPQAPPPAQGAGRSQDDAMVDYFFQRQHGDQLGYNTGKQRWPTGDSIHADNQVRSMDELNHDFQALALEGRAMGEQLLTGKKFWEAEEGKEGPKGIFLDQWRDSAWGTSDHAVSQPIMVQRRPGQGFHAVGEAGSVLSPRSESGGLGVSMVEYVLSSSPAEKLESCLRKSAFGQRDGEPDDPEKRVEPKPKVGYDSDRKDLSEVEPDVLDNPNGLTSQNGLDVDVKEFSRSVNCPPAGSEVEMGGADLTGVAGPKIGEEFASAEPQSVTLDPMESVSMDALQFDYASGQLSLDSAPPTVGLFDYNSQPQLFQRPSALTVQQLTTAQQQQYAALQPHIGLAPAAFVPNPYIISAAPPGTDPYTAGLAAAATLGPAVMPPQYYGVPWGVYPANLFQQQPAAPSNSANQQAAGQTPQNQQQVMRTGGTQRPLTPSQGQQGQQTDQLVAAAAVNSALAFGQGLAAGVPGYPVLAPAAYYDQTGALLVNAGGRSGPVRLMAPASVIISPTAVAAAAASAGGGGAGLGGGASGAFRALNSQQAAGQQGGGALSGSSFYGSGSISSSSQSSSLFSQGPTQPGSSSLGFSANGSSSLGGTLGASLGGFGTAVANSSTGSGSRRDSLTGSSELYKRTPSSLTPIGHGGFYNGLGFSPSPGPVGHSHSLTPPPSLSTHGSSSSLNLGGLTNGSGRFISAAPGAEAKYRSTSSGSSLFSPSSQLFPSSRLRYGMSDVMPSGRSRLLEDFRNNRYPNLQLREIAGHIMEFSQDQHGSRFIQLKLERASPSERQLVFSEILQAAYQLMVDVFGNYVIQKFFEFGSLEQKLALAERIRGHVLSLALQMYGCRVIQKALEFIPSEQQVISDMVRELDGHVLKCVKDQNGNHVVQKCIECVPPHALQFIIDAFKGQVFALSTHPYGCRVIQRILEHCLPEQTLPILEELHTHTEQLVQDQYGNYVIQHVLEHGRAEDKSKIVAEIRGNVLGLSQHKFASNVVEKCVTHSQRAERAVLIDEVCSMADGNHSALYTMMKDQYANYVVQKMIDVAEPTQRKIVMHKIRPHIATLRKYTYGKHILAKLEKYYMKNGVDLGPLCTSSNGII
- the pum1 gene encoding pumilio homolog 1 isoform X4, which gives rise to MSAVCVLKRKTFVWDPFSPHRTTPPTPNSLLPRMPVVLSATGPAPQAPPPAQGAGRSQDDAMVDYFFQRQHGDQLGYNTGKQRWPTGDSIHADNQVRSMDELNHDFQALALEGRAMGEQLLTGKKFWEAEEGKEGPKGIFLDQWRDSAWGTSDHAVSQPIMVQRRPGQGFHAVGEAGSVLSPRSESGGLGVSMVEYVLSSSPAEKLESCLRKSAFGQRDGEPDDPEKRVEPKPKVGYDSDRKDLSEVEPDVLDNPNGLTSQNGLDVDVKEFSRSVNCPPAGSEVEMGGADLTGVAGPKIGEEFASAEPQSVTLDPMESVSMDALQFDYASGQLSLDSAPPTVGLFDYNSQPQLFQRPSALTVQQLTTAQQQQYAALQPHIGLAPAAFVPNPYIISAAPPGTDPYTAGLAAAATLGPAVMPPQYYGVPWGVYPANLFQQQPAAPSNSANQQAAGQTPQNQQQVMRTGGTQRPLTPSQGQQGQQTDQLVAAAAVNSALAFGQGLAAGVPGYPVLAPAAYYDQTGALLVNAGGRSGPVRLMAPASVIISPTAAAAAASAGGGGAGLGGGASGAFRALNSQQAAGQQGGGALSGSSFYGSGSISSSSQSSSLFSQGPTQPGSSSLGFSANGSSSLGGTLGASLGGFGTAVANSSTGSGSRRDSLTGSSELYKRTPSSLTPIGHGGFYNGLGFSPSPGPVGHSHSLTPPPSLSTHGSSSSLNLGGLTNGSGRFISAAPGAEAKYRSTSSGSSLFSPSSQLFPSSRLRYGMSDVMPSGRSRLLEDFRNNRYPNLQLREIAGHIMEFSQDQHGSRFIQLKLERASPSERQLVFSEILQAAYQLMVDVFGNYVIQKFFEFGSLEQKLALAERIRGHVLSLALQMYGCRVIQKALEFIPSEQQVISDMVRELDGHVLKCVKDQNGNHVVQKCIECVPPHALQFIIDAFKGQVFALSTHPYGCRVIQRILEHCLPEQTLPILEELHTHTEQLVQDQYGNYVIQHVLEHGRAEDKSKIVAEIRGNVLGLSQHKFASNVVEKCVTHSQRAERAVLIDEVCSMADGNHSALYTMMKDQYANYVVQKMIDVAEPTQRKIVMHKIRPHIATLRKYTYGKHILAKLEKYYMKNGVDLGPLCTSSNGII
- the pum1 gene encoding pumilio homolog 1 isoform X2, translating into MSAVCVLKRKTFVWDPFSPHRTTPPTPNSLLPRMPVVLSATGPAPQAPPPAQGAGRSQDDAMVDYFFQRQHGDQLGYNTGKQRWPTGDSIHADNQVRSMDELNHDFQALALEGRAMGELLTGKKFWEAEEGKEGPKGIFLDQWRDSAWGTSDHAVSQPIMVQRRPGQGFHAVGEAGSVLSPRSESGGLGVSMVEYVLSSSPAEKLESCLRKSAFGQRDGEPDDPEKRVEPKPKVGYDSDRKDLSEVEPDVLDNPNGLTSQNGLDVDVKEFSRSVNCPPAGSEVEMGGADLTGVAGPKIGEEFASAEPQSVTLDPMESVSMDALQFDYASGQLSLDSAPPTVGLFDYNSQPQLFQRPSALTVQQLTTAQQQQYAALQPHIGLAPAAFVPNPYIISAAPPGTDPYTAGLAAAATLGPAVMPPQYYGVPWGVYPANLFQQQPAAPSNSANQQAAGQTPQNQQQVMRTGGTQRPLTPSQGQQGQQTDQLVAAAAVNSALAFGQGLAAGVPGYPVLAPAAYYDQTGALLVNAGGRSGPVRLMAPASVIISPTAVAAAAASAGGGGAGLGGGASGAFRALNSQQAAGQQGGGALSGSSFYGSGSISSSSQSSSLFSQGPTQPGSSSLGFSANGSSSLGGTLGASLGGFGTAVANSSTGSGSRRDSLTGSSELYKRTPSSLTPIGHGGFYNGLGFSPSPGPVGHSHSLTPPPSLSTHGSSSSLNLGGLTNGSGRFISAAPGAEAKYRSTSSGSSLFSPSSQLFPSSRLRYGMSDVMPSGRSRLLEDFRNNRYPNLQLREIAGHIMEFSQDQHGSRFIQLKLERASPSERQLVFSEILQAAYQLMVDVFGNYVIQKFFEFGSLEQKLALAERIRGHVLSLALQMYGCRVIQKALEFIPSEQQVISDMVRELDGHVLKCVKDQNGNHVVQKCIECVPPHALQFIIDAFKGQVFALSTHPYGCRVIQRILEHCLPEQTLPILEELHTHTEQLVQDQYGNYVIQHVLEHGRAEDKSKIVAEIRGNVLGLSQHKFASNVVEKCVTHSQRAERAVLIDEVCSMADGNHSALYTMMKDQYANYVVQKMIDVAEPTQRKIVMHKIRPHIATLRKYTYGKHILAKLEKYYMKNGVDLGPLCTSSNGII
- the pum1 gene encoding pumilio homolog 1 isoform X3, with protein sequence MSAVCVLKRKTFVWDPFSPHRTTPPTPNSLLPRMPVVLSATGPAPQAPPPAQGAGRSQDDAMVDYFFQRQHGDQLGYNTGKQRWPTGDSIHADNQVRSMDELNHDFQALALEGRAMGEQLLTGKKFWEAEEGKEGPKGIFLDQWRDSAWGTSDHAVSQPIMVQRRPGQGFHAVGEAGSVLSPRSESGGLGVSMVEYVLSSSPAEKLESCLRKSAFGQRDGEPDDPEKRVEPKPKVGYDSDRKDLSEVEPDVLDNPNGLTSQNGLDVDVKEFSRSVNCPPAGSEVEMGGADLTGVAGPKIGEEFASAEPQSVTLDPMESVSMDALQFDYASGQLSLDSAPPTVGLFDYNSQPQLFQRPSALTVQQLTTAQQQQYAALQPHIGLAPAAFVPNPYIISAAPPGTDPYTAGLAAAATLGPAVMPPQYYGVPWGVYPANLFQQQPAAPSNSANQQAAGQTPQNQQQVMRTGGTQRPLTPSQGQQGQQTDQLVAAAAVNSALAFGQGLAAGVPGYPVLAPAAYYDQTGALLVNAGGRSGPVRLMAPASVIISPTAVAAAAASAGGGGAGLGGGASGAFRALNSQQAAGQQGGGALSGSSFYGSGSISSSSQSSSLFSQGPTQPGSSSLGFSANGSSSLGGTLGASLGGFGTAANSSTGSGSRRDSLTGSSELYKRTPSSLTPIGHGGFYNGLGFSPSPGPVGHSHSLTPPPSLSTHGSSSSLNLGGLTNGSGRFISAAPGAEAKYRSTSSGSSLFSPSSQLFPSSRLRYGMSDVMPSGRSRLLEDFRNNRYPNLQLREIAGHIMEFSQDQHGSRFIQLKLERASPSERQLVFSEILQAAYQLMVDVFGNYVIQKFFEFGSLEQKLALAERIRGHVLSLALQMYGCRVIQKALEFIPSEQQVISDMVRELDGHVLKCVKDQNGNHVVQKCIECVPPHALQFIIDAFKGQVFALSTHPYGCRVIQRILEHCLPEQTLPILEELHTHTEQLVQDQYGNYVIQHVLEHGRAEDKSKIVAEIRGNVLGLSQHKFASNVVEKCVTHSQRAERAVLIDEVCSMADGNHSALYTMMKDQYANYVVQKMIDVAEPTQRKIVMHKIRPHIATLRKYTYGKHILAKLEKYYMKNGVDLGPLCTSSNGII
- the pum1 gene encoding pumilio homolog 1 isoform X5: MSAVCVLKRKTFVWDPFSPHRTTPPTPNSLLPRMPVVLSATGPAPQAPPPAQGAGRSQDDAMVDYFFQRQHGDQLGYNTGKQRWPTGDSIHADNQVRSMDELNHDFQALALEGRAMGELLTGKKFWEAEEGKEGPKGIFLDQWRDSAWGTSDHAVSQPIMVQRRPGQGFHAVGEAGSVLSPRSESGGLGVSMVEYVLSSSPAEKLESCLRKSAFGQRDGEPDDPEKRVEPKPKVGYDSDRKDLSEVEPDVLDNPNGLTSQNGLDVDVKEFSRSVNCPPAGSEVEMGGADLTGVAGPKIGEEFASAEPQSVTLDPMESVSMDALQFDYASGQLSLDSAPPTVGLFDYNSQPQLFQRPSALTVQQLTTAQQQQYAALQPHIGLAPAAFVPNPYIISAAPPGTDPYTAGLAAAATLGPAVMPPQYYGVPWGVYPANLFQQQPAAPSNSANQQAAGQTPQNQQQVMRTGGTQRPLTPSQGQQGQQTDQLVAAAAVNSALAFGQGLAAGVPGYPVLAPAAYYDQTGALLVNAGGRSGPVRLMAPASVIISPTAAAAAASAGGGGAGLGGGASGAFRALNSQQAAGQQGGGALSGSSFYGSGSISSSSQSSSLFSQGPTQPGSSSLGFSANGSSSLGGTLGASLGGFGTAVANSSTGSGSRRDSLTGSSELYKRTPSSLTPIGHGGFYNGLGFSPSPGPVGHSHSLTPPPSLSTHGSSSSLNLGGLTNGSGRFISAAPGAEAKYRSTSSGSSLFSPSSQLFPSSRLRYGMSDVMPSGRSRLLEDFRNNRYPNLQLREIAGHIMEFSQDQHGSRFIQLKLERASPSERQLVFSEILQAAYQLMVDVFGNYVIQKFFEFGSLEQKLALAERIRGHVLSLALQMYGCRVIQKALEFIPSEQQVISDMVRELDGHVLKCVKDQNGNHVVQKCIECVPPHALQFIIDAFKGQVFALSTHPYGCRVIQRILEHCLPEQTLPILEELHTHTEQLVQDQYGNYVIQHVLEHGRAEDKSKIVAEIRGNVLGLSQHKFASNVVEKCVTHSQRAERAVLIDEVCSMADGNHSALYTMMKDQYANYVVQKMIDVAEPTQRKIVMHKIRPHIATLRKYTYGKHILAKLEKYYMKNGVDLGPLCTSSNGII